A single region of the Candidatus Sericytochromatia bacterium genome encodes:
- a CDS encoding phage terminase large subunit: protein MYEVLFGGAAGGGKSEALLVDALRQVHRPKYRALLLRRSFPELRELITRSRDIYPSAWSGARFNKQEKAWQFPNGAVIEFGYLAQDDDVYRYQGQEYSYVGWDEVTHFSEFAYTYLLSRVRTTDPGIQPRVRATANPGGRGHAWVKARFVDPAPAGTVFQDAATGTSRVFIASTLSDNPHLAVTDYGRRLEALPEADRRALLEGDWNAYEGSVFRLDAGVHVLTREQCQALWGGDAPPSEWPRFRVMDWGYARPFAILWIAVDSQGCAHVYREWYGVQLDARGGVQANVGLRLEPEEVARRVAEIERHAGEKEVTGWTGPDLFDVGRRDHGGGRPIAESFTRHGVFHTEWPAGPGSRRAKKIAVHERLAYKRNADGQLVQPPGLVIAGEACVHLCRTLPALEYDAHNPEDVDTTGEDHAYDALAAFCLKRPWGPRPKQARPDAYADRRVAADVNWEWA from the coding sequence GTGTACGAGGTGCTGTTTGGCGGCGCGGCTGGCGGCGGCAAGAGCGAGGCGCTGCTCGTGGACGCGCTGCGCCAGGTGCACCGGCCGAAGTACCGGGCGCTTCTGCTGCGCCGCTCGTTCCCCGAGCTGCGCGAGCTGATCACGCGCAGCCGCGACATCTACCCCTCAGCTTGGTCCGGCGCCCGCTTCAACAAGCAGGAGAAGGCGTGGCAGTTCCCGAACGGGGCCGTCATCGAGTTCGGGTATCTCGCCCAGGACGACGACGTCTACCGCTACCAGGGCCAGGAGTACAGCTACGTCGGCTGGGACGAGGTGACGCACTTTTCGGAGTTCGCCTACACCTACCTGCTTTCCCGCGTCCGCACCACCGATCCCGGCATCCAGCCGCGCGTGCGGGCGACGGCGAACCCGGGCGGTCGCGGTCACGCGTGGGTGAAGGCGCGCTTCGTGGACCCGGCGCCTGCGGGCACCGTGTTTCAGGACGCGGCCACCGGCACGTCGCGGGTGTTCATCGCCTCGACGCTGAGCGACAACCCGCACCTGGCCGTGACGGACTACGGCCGGCGCCTCGAAGCCCTGCCCGAGGCCGACCGCCGCGCCCTCCTCGAGGGCGACTGGAACGCCTACGAGGGCAGCGTGTTCCGCCTCGACGCGGGCGTCCACGTCCTCACCCGCGAGCAGTGCCAGGCGCTGTGGGGTGGCGACGCGCCGCCCTCGGAGTGGCCGCGCTTCCGCGTGATGGACTGGGGGTACGCGCGGCCGTTTGCCATCCTGTGGATCGCGGTGGATTCGCAGGGGTGCGCGCACGTCTACCGCGAGTGGTACGGCGTTCAGCTCGACGCGCGGGGCGGCGTGCAGGCGAACGTCGGCCTGCGCCTGGAGCCCGAGGAGGTGGCGCGGCGCGTCGCTGAGATCGAACGGCACGCGGGCGAGAAGGAGGTCACGGGCTGGACGGGCCCGGACCTGTTTGACGTGGGGCGCCGCGACCACGGCGGCGGGCGTCCCATCGCGGAGAGCTTCACGCGTCACGGCGTGTTTCACACCGAGTGGCCTGCGGGGCCGGGCTCGCGCCGCGCGAAGAAGATCGCGGTGCACGAGCGCCTGGCCTACAAGCGCAACGCCGACGGCCAGCTGGTGCAGCCGCCGGGCCTCGTGATCGCGGGCGAGGCGTGCGTCCACCTGTGCCGGACGCTGCCGGCGCTGGAGTACGACGCGCACAACCCCGAGGACGTGGACACAACGGGCGAGGACCACGCGTACGACGCCCTCGCTGCGTTCTGCCTCAAGCGCCCGTGGGGGCCGCGGCCGAAGCAGGCCCGCCCCGACGCCTACGCGGATCGCCGCGTGGCGGCTGACGTCAACTGGGAGTGGGCGTGA
- a CDS encoding N4-gp56 family major capsid protein, with protein sequence MAETIVANSASLNPIYVQEKVISQYAERQNFFASYMGESPTSAIQVVSDLANRPGDTVKVHVFSKLNSQGVDNDATLEGNEESLGYYADTLYLGQKRNAVRIAGRMTEQRSAIDLRKQAGYALGVWAKDFVSELMTIMLAGRRGTRTLTVLPTSFTGFGGNSLRAPDATHELWAGSQASQAGLTASDKMTASLLDKAIVKVQLLINSGIPMRPIDPQGRFLCVITPEQAYDLFQDADFVAAQQFAADRGKDNPLFTGALGTWKNLILVTNPAGVLFTSSGNVPVAQAQILGAQAGAWVKGKETGASAGGGGSWRYTEKEFDFDNQVGFAVASLLGVQKLQFNGKDHGAFSVYSSYTAI encoded by the coding sequence ATGGCTGAGACCATTGTCGCGAACAGCGCATCCCTGAATCCGATCTACGTCCAGGAGAAGGTCATCTCCCAGTACGCAGAGCGGCAGAACTTCTTCGCCAGCTACATGGGCGAGTCGCCCACCTCGGCGATCCAGGTCGTCTCTGACCTCGCCAACCGCCCCGGCGACACCGTCAAGGTGCACGTCTTCTCCAAGCTCAACAGCCAGGGCGTGGACAACGACGCCACCCTCGAGGGCAACGAGGAGTCGCTCGGCTACTACGCCGACACCCTGTACCTCGGGCAGAAGCGCAACGCCGTCCGCATCGCTGGCCGGATGACCGAGCAGCGCTCCGCCATCGACCTGCGCAAGCAGGCCGGCTACGCCCTGGGCGTGTGGGCCAAGGACTTCGTCTCCGAGCTGATGACCATCATGCTCGCGGGCCGTCGCGGCACCCGCACCCTGACCGTGCTGCCCACCTCGTTCACCGGGTTCGGCGGCAACAGCCTCCGCGCGCCCGACGCCACCCACGAGCTGTGGGCCGGCTCGCAGGCCTCCCAGGCGGGCCTCACGGCGTCCGACAAGATGACCGCGTCGCTGCTCGACAAGGCCATCGTCAAGGTGCAGCTGCTCATCAACAGCGGCATCCCGATGCGCCCCATCGACCCGCAGGGCCGCTTCCTCTGCGTCATCACGCCCGAGCAGGCGTATGACCTGTTCCAAGACGCGGACTTTGTGGCGGCCCAGCAGTTCGCGGCCGACCGCGGCAAGGACAACCCGCTCTTCACGGGCGCCCTCGGCACCTGGAAGAACCTCATCCTCGTCACGAACCCCGCGGGCGTGCTCTTCACGTCCTCCGGCAACGTGCCCGTCGCCCAGGCCCAGATCCTCGGCGCACAGGCCGGCGCCTGGGTGAAGGGCAAGGAGACCGGCGCGTCGGCCGGCGGTGGCGGCTCCTGGCGCTACACCGAGAAGGAGTTCGACTTCGACAACCAGGTCGGTTTCGCGGTCGCCTCCCTGCTCGGCGTCCAGAAGCTCCAGTTCAACGGCAAGGACCACGGCGCCTTCAGCGTCTACTCGTCCTACACCGCGATCTAG
- a CDS encoding carbohydrate-binding protein produces the protein MQSSGVPFFISGGSSGGGGGGSAFTWEGAWSSAITYAADEVVEYNGSSYIALQSGTNKQPDTEPTYWSLMAQKGATGSTGATGATGAAGQGVDWQGVWNSGTAYVAYDLVEYNGSTYIATQAGTNKQPDTQTAYWDLVASIGLTGATGATGATGPQGATGPQGPTGPQGPQGDPGAGVATGGTTGQYLKKNSGTNYDTAWDTLTVGDVTDFPSQTGNTNKYLKTDGSGTLSWDTPSGGTGNAFAAALLFGGF, from the coding sequence ATGCAGTCCTCCGGCGTCCCCTTCTTCATCTCAGGCGGCTCGTCCGGCGGCGGGGGCGGCGGCTCTGCCTTCACCTGGGAGGGCGCCTGGAGCTCTGCAATCACCTACGCCGCCGATGAAGTCGTCGAGTACAACGGCTCGAGCTACATCGCCCTCCAGAGCGGCACGAACAAGCAGCCGGACACCGAGCCCACCTACTGGTCGCTGATGGCCCAGAAGGGCGCCACGGGTTCAACGGGTGCGACCGGCGCCACGGGCGCCGCAGGCCAAGGCGTGGACTGGCAAGGCGTCTGGAACAGCGGCACGGCCTACGTCGCCTATGACCTGGTGGAGTACAACGGCTCCACCTACATCGCGACGCAGGCTGGCACCAACAAGCAGCCAGACACGCAGACGGCCTATTGGGATCTCGTGGCGTCCATCGGCTTGACGGGCGCAACCGGCGCGACGGGTGCCACAGGTCCACAGGGTGCCACGGGGCCGCAAGGCCCAACGGGGCCTCAAGGGCCCCAGGGCGACCCAGGCGCAGGTGTCGCCACGGGCGGCACGACCGGGCAGTACCTCAAGAAGAACAGCGGCACTAACTACGACACAGCCTGGGACACGCTGACGGTTGGCGACGTGACCGACTTTCCATCGCAGACAGGCAACACCAACAAGTACCTCAAGACCGATGGCTCCGGCACCTTGTCTTGGGACACACCGTCTGGCGGGACAGGCAACGCCTTCGCCGCTGCGCTTCTCTTTGGAGGCTTCTAA
- a CDS encoding phage tail assembly chaperone — translation MRLSFPNTARFDLMALHAALAASSIPGITGISTDYDQLFVELPTRDDVTDEELAAIEQLVAVHAAIPSWDEVRRKRVHLLLEADWRIQRAEDLGEDTAPLRAYRQALRDVTTQPDPHNVTWPAAPWRTV, via the coding sequence ATGAGACTCAGCTTTCCCAACACGGCCCGTTTCGACCTCATGGCGCTGCACGCGGCCCTAGCCGCCTCAAGCATCCCCGGCATCACTGGCATTTCGACGGACTACGACCAGCTCTTTGTGGAATTGCCCACGCGGGACGATGTAACCGACGAGGAACTCGCCGCCATCGAGCAGCTCGTCGCCGTCCACGCCGCCATCCCCTCGTGGGACGAGGTGCGCCGGAAGCGGGTGCACCTGCTGCTAGAAGCCGACTGGCGCATCCAGCGTGCCGAGGACCTGGGCGAGGACACCGCCCCCCTGCGGGCCTACCGGCAGGCCCTGCGAGACGTGACGACCCAACCCGACCCCCACAACGTGACCTGGCCCGCTGCTCCCTGGAGGACCGTGTGA